In Thunnus thynnus chromosome 20, fThuThy2.1, whole genome shotgun sequence, a single window of DNA contains:
- the ch25h gene encoding cholesterol 25-hydroxylase-like protein yields the protein MLLQPLWTFTLGHSSLLRSPLFPVLFSLGVYLACCLPFLLLDALSRRWALVRRYKLQPQSSVRWASVRSCLALTLYNHLVFIFPLTVMHWYLRPVHLPEEAPPLPHLLAQVLVCLLLFDFQSFVWHLLHHRVPWLYRTFHKVHHTYTSTSALTTEYSGAWETLSLGFFAAVNPFLLGCHPLTELAFFILNIWLSVEDHCGYDLPCSTHRLVPLGLYGGSRHHDLHHLKSKCNYAPYFTHWDRLAGTLSTQD from the exons ATGTTGTTGCAGCCTCTCTGGACATTCACGCTGGGACACTCGTCCCTCCTGCGCTCACCCCTGTTCCCCGTCCTCTTCTCGCTCGGCGTCTACCTGGCCTGCTGCCTGCCCTTCCTGCTGCTGGACGCGCTGTCCCGCAGGTGGGCCCTGGTGCGCAGGTACAAGCTGCAGCCTCAGAGCTCCGTCAGGTGGGCCTCGGTGCGGAGCTGCTTGGCTCTGACGCTCTACAACCACCTGGTCTTCATCTTCCCGCTGACCGTGATGCACTGGTACCTGAGGCCCGTCCACCTGCCCGAGGAGGCCCCGCCCCTGCCTCACCTGCTGGCCCAGGTGCTGGTCTGCCTGCTGCTCTTCGACTTCCAGAGCTTCGTCTGGCACCTGCTGCACCACAGAGTGCCCTGGCTCTACCGCACCTTCCACAAG GTGCACCACACCTACACCTCCACCTCCGCCCTCACCACCGAGTACTCGGGGGCCTGGGAGACTCTCAGCCTGGGCTTCTTCGCCGCCGTTAACCCCTTCCTCCTGGGCTGCCACCCGCTGACCGAGCTGGCCTTCTTCATCCTCAACATCTGGCTGTCGGTGGAGGATCACTGCGGCTACGACCTGCCCTGCTCCACTCACCGCCTGGTGCCGCTCGGGCTGTACGGAGGATCCCGACACCACGACCTGCACCACCTCAAGTCCAAGTGCAACTACGCCCCCTACTTCACCCACTGGGACCGACTGGCTGGGACACTGAGCACTCAAGACTGA